A region from the Aegilops tauschii subsp. strangulata cultivar AL8/78 chromosome 5, Aet v6.0, whole genome shotgun sequence genome encodes:
- the LOC109783766 gene encoding pyrophosphate--fructose 6-phosphate 1-phosphotransferase subunit alpha — protein sequence MTIPTLSYHIFPCLSSPDQRTAPQRHQPASKIVNLVPTDRSRGMNADYGAPTELAGPLQQRRALYQPRLPPCLQGATVRVEYGDATTTIDPTGAHAVAQAFPRTYGQRLVTFLAPDDTAGAGKAVDERPPIRVGVVFSGRQSPGGHNVVWGLHDALKAYNPHSILYGFIGGTEGLFANKTLEITDDVLASYKNQGGFDLLGRSIDQIRSSKQVSAAMTTCQNLNLDGLVIVGGVTSNSDAAQLAETLVQKNCKTKVVGVPVSLNGDLKNQFVETTVGFDTVCKVNSQLISNVCLDAISAGKYYYFVRLMGRKASHVALECALQSHPNMLIMGEEVALSKLTLMEVINKICDGVQARAELGKHHGVLLIPEGLIESIPEMYALIQEISILHNNNVPVTEIPTQVSPWAAALFQFLPPFIRRELLLHQESDNSAQLSQIDTEQLLAHLVEAEMIKRTKEGRYKGKKFSSVCHFFGYQARGSLPSNFDCDYAYVLGHISLHMIAAGLTGYMATVANLKDPVHKWRCAAAPLTAMMSVRRHLRGPGAIPIGKPAIHPSPIDLKGKAYELLREKASSFLLDDFYRTPGGIQFEGPGSDAKPITLTIEDQDYMGDIEMLKLYLDKVKTIVKPGCSRDTLKAAISSMISVTHVLTVMSHPLNAELPLYHFN from the exons ATGACAATCCCCACACTCTCATATCATATCTTCCCCTGTCTTTCTTCACCGGACCAACGCACAGCACCACAACGCCACCAACCAGCAAGTAAAATCGTCAATCTTGTACCGACCGATCGATCGAGAGGGATGAACGCAGACTACGGCGCGCCTACGGAGCTGGCGGGGCCCCTGCAGCAGAGGCGGGCCCTGTACCAGCCCCGCCTCCCGCCCTGTCTCCAG GGAGCGACGGTGAGGGTGGAGTACGGCGATGCGACCACCACCATCGACCCCACCGGCGCGCACGCCGTCGCCCAGGCCTTCCCGCGCACCTACGGCCAGCGGCTCGTCACCTTTCTCGCGCCGGACGACACCGCCGGGGCTGGCAAGGCTGTCGACGAGCGCCCGCCCATCAG GGTGGGCGTGGTCTTCTCCGGGAGGCAGTCACCTGGAGGGCACAATGTGGTCTGGGGCCTCCATGATGCTCTCAAGGCTTACAATCCCCACAGTATTCTCTACGGATTTATTG GTGGGACTGAGGGGCTGTTTGCAAACAAGACATTGGAGatcacagatgatgttcttgctTCATACAAGAACCAGG GTGGTTTCGATTTGCTGGGCAGAAGTATTGACCAGATCCGCTCGAGTAAGCAAGTGAGTGCTGCTATGACTACATGCCAGAATCTTAACTTGGATGGCCTGGTCATTGTTGGAG GAGTGACTTCCAATTCAGATGCTGCACAGCTCGCGGAGACCCTTGTCCAAAAGAACTGTAAGACCAAG GTTGTTGGTGTGCCTGTTTCACTGAATGGCGATCTCAAAAACCAGTTTGTGGAGACAACCGTTGGATTTGATACAGTGTGCAAG GTGAATTCTCAGCTTATAAGCAATGTTTGCCTGGATGCAATCTCAGCTGGAAAG TACTACTATTTTGTTCGTTTGATGGGTCGAAAAGCGTCTCATGTCGCCTTAGAATGTGCACTCCAATCACACCCGAACATG CTTATCATGGGAGAGGAGGTGGCATTGTCAAAACTCACACTGATGGAAGTTATAAACAAGATATGTGACGGAGTACAAGCAAGGGCAGAATTAG GAAAACACCATGGTGTGCTCCTTATACCAGAGGGACTGATAGAAAGCATTCCAGAAATGTATGCACTCATTCAG GAAATCAGTATCCTCCACAACAATAATGTGCCTGTTACAGAGATACCAACACAAGTGTCTCCGTGGGCAGCAGCACTGTTCCAGTTCTTACCACCCTTCATCAGAAGAGAG CTCCTCCTCCATCAAGAATCTGACAACTCTGCTCAGTTGTCCCAG ATTGACACTGAGCAACTGTTAGCTCACTTGGTAGAAGCAGAAATGATAAAGAGAACA AAAGAAGGGAGATACAAGGGAAAGAAGTTCAGTTCAGTCTGCCATTTCTTTGGATATCAGGCTCGAGGATCCCTACCGTCAAACTTTGACTGTGACTACGCTTAT GTTCTTGGCCATATCTCCCTGCATATGATAGCAGCTGGTTTGACTGGCTACATGGCAACTGTGGCTAATCTCAAGGACCCTGTACACAAGTGGCGATGTGCTGCTGCCCCACTAACC GCAATGATGAGTGTCAGGAGGCATTTACGTGGCCCTGGGGCAATCCCTATAGGAAAGCCTGCCATTCATCCTTCTCCTATCGACCTGAAAGGGAAGGCATATGA GTTGCTGCGAGAGAAAGCTTCGAGCTTTCTCCTCGATGACTTCTACAGGACTCCTGGAGGTATACAATTTGAAGGACCTGGTTCAGATGCAAAGCCCATCACACTGACCATTGAAGACCAGGACTACATGGGCGACATCGAAATGCTAAAACTATATCTCGACAAG GTGAAGACGATCGTGAAGCCCGGTTGCTCGAGGGACACCCTCAAAGCGGCAATAAGCTCGATGATCTCAGTGACACATGTGCTGACAGTGATGTCCCACCCTCTCAATGCTGAGCTGCCTCTCTACCATTTCAACTGA